TAACTTCAATACTGTAGCACTACTTTTGAGAAAACTACCCGACTAGGTTCTCACGCCCACTCTGCCCTCATACGCGCCCTGCGTCGGTCTGCCGCAAATCTTGTTCTTATAAAATTGCTTCTAACACAttccctttttctttaaaatattgtaaaggaCGTTGATTTTCTAGAAGAAGCAGAGATATTTTTCTCTCAAATTCGATGGTGTAACAAGCTGGCCTGTCGCTGGCCGCCAGGTAGGAGGAAGGAAGGAACCTGAAGAGCATAAAATACTaggtatagtgtatgtgtgtatttatacatatacacaCCCATATAAATTATACGCACTCAAATAATGCACATGTCATGAAAAGCTTCCATGCACATGGTTATAAAAGCTATAGGCTGTCACGTCGCAATAGAATTCAGGCATGCATATACATGAAGGAAAGGTGGGCTAAAGGACATGAATATTCTTGGAATGGCATTTCAATTATTGCCAAAAAGAAAGCCGATCGAGCAAGGGAGGCCAGAATATTTTTGGACTTGCAATCACACGAATCTATTCGATCCCCCCatgaaaacaatatttttcCCTCAGTCCGCCTTATTACAACCATCTGATTCTTGTGTAACTAAACTatttagtgcatgtttgggattgcggtgagaaatatagcttataacttataacttaagtaatcagttatactattaaaaatttatttactgtttgataaccatatatttaaaatactttcaaagaTGTTATGtttatttggaaacaaattaaaaaagtatttttagaggTACAAATGATGATTATTTAACTTTGTAAAGATTATAATCATAttcttgaaagtttgaaagttgtaattattttaaagttgtatggatattttcgtctattgacagtctttttaaaattcgaattacGTTCCGCATTATCCGAAAAAGTacgtttgagaaaaaatatcaaaatgatgcttttcctcaaacgtttatttgaaaataaaagtgCTTTAGTATGTAATACTCAAAcgagataatttttttattaaagaacttttaaaaatatttaaatactttttaaaactcTTAATGCAATCTCAAATAAACCCTTATATTTCATTATAGTACAGCTTATAGCAGGAACGtacaactaattatattaattatataatataattaaatgtaGTGTAAACCAAGTTTTTTTTGGCCTCTTGAAGGAATAATCTAGAAATTCACATTTTTTGGGACTTACGAGGTCGATTCAAACACTTGATCTGGACGCGATCGAACTGCACGAGAAAAACCTTCTAGGGGTCGACGCTTAATTAGTCATGTTGAATGTTGACCGCTTGTTTGGACGCGATATTAATGCATGTTTTTAATTAATAGCTAGCCGACTTAGTTTTGGATTAACTCCAATTAACTAGGTTTAGCGTTTTAGgacgtcatatatatatatagtacttatttTGGTACAGTACTTTAGATGAGGCTTTCGGtattattatcaatttttatatatcCGCCAGGATTACTCAAATTAAAGTTTGGGCTGTCTCTTTATTAATTTTCCCAAATCCTTGAATAGACCTGATCTTGCTTTTAAAAGTAAAAGCCGATTTTTTGTATTGTTCATCTTGCCAGAGGGCATGCTTGCCTCgtgcatgatgcatgcatgcatgcatgcccttATCACACCCACACTGCTACGTATATCATGATTCAAGCTGGTAGCTAGTACTTCacaaaaaaaggagaagaaaattaCACGTATGTATCCAGGTCAGCGGAGTGAGTGATCCATACATCATGTGATCATCAAGAAGCGATGTGGATGGGGGGGCCACATTAACCTAAATATATACGAGCTTCCCCTCATAACACCTAACTAGGTTGGATATATATGGAGAAGAGAATAATGTGTCCCAAGTCTTTTTACCTGCAATAATGCATGAGGGAATCGTGTAAAGATCAGGGGCGTGAGTGgaatttttgtttggagaaatgCATGCACTTAGCAGTTTCAACCTTTGCAAGCCACTTCCCAGGAATAATTCTTGGGTGGCATGCATAGGTAATAGGAGGTTTTCAGTTTTTATCCCAAATCAGTAACAAGTATTTCTACTTTTGGAACCTCAATTAAGGAAACCAATTCAATGTCCAGGGATTGGAAAAGGAACATTCGGGTCCCCACGAATGAAGCCATAAAGCCCCTTGCCAATGGTATATATAGCCTCCAACCCAATCACCCAAATCACCCACCTGTATTCACAAATATCCCTAGCTACTACTTCTAATAGCCAAACCAGTGCCTGCCTGCCGGCTGCTTCTGATCTACTAATTCCTCAACCCTTCACTTTCCTTAAGGTGAGCTTCTTAATATTTCAGTTATCTCTTATCTTTCACAACTGCAATACGTCCTAGCTAGTGATCATCAACCCTATTTGGAGATCGATCATATATGATATAGCTGGCCCCACGTACtgttccctttttcttttattctttgttaTGGCTAATTGGTGTTGATTAACATTGAGTTCAAGAACAATATAGGCTAGCTAATAAGTACTATAATACTACGTACCTTTGTTAATTACCAGAAGGCCGACATGCATGTTTGAGTTAAGGTGCAGTTTCAAGTACTCCGGTCCTAGagacaagctagctagctagcaagatGGATGCGCGCAGTTTATAAGCCAATCTGATCATATACAAAACATTATTTGCATACCTACTCCTGTACACATCCTTTTTGTACACATCTCTTGCCCATTCCATTAATTACAATTAAAGTTTACAATTAATTTAACAAACACATGTAATATCAACGATGTAGAGAGTGGTGTACGTATATATGCGCAAAGTTCCGGTACATGCGCATAGAAAGAATGTAAAATTACATTAGTATAAAGGCTATCTTTCatacagaaaaaaaatttatttctggtattgcttctaattataatatatcctAGCTGCTTTATTCTGTGTTTTAtgaatacagaaaaatcatcatgAGCTGGTCAGGGGGAGATTGGATGTGCGGTGCCTGCCAGCACCCGAATTTCAAAAAGCGGGATGCATGCCAACGTTGTGGATACCCAAAATACGGAGGCCCGGATCCATCCACATATAACACGACAGAGGTGTTGGCAGGGGACTGGTTTTGCAATGCCATGAATTGTGGTTCTCACAACTATGCCAGCCGATCAAACTGCTATAGGTGCGGTGCATATAAAACTGATTATGCTGCAGCTGGCATCACTGCTTCTGGATATGGGTCCGCTGCCAGTCATGTCCCCCCTGGTTGGAAAGCTGGCGACTGGATTTGCGCTAGGTAACTTTACACATGCATTCACTTCCTGTCTTGCGTAACAGTCTACCAATCTAGAAACAAATCATGTCCTGGCCGCCATCTCATGATACTGATTATATATTGCAGAATAGTCAGCATCAATTGTTACAATATAAAATACTATGATCATAGAATAATGTCCCGCAATTAACAAGATCATGATTCATTGATTCTTATAGTTTCGTTTCTAGTTTTCAGAATTTGACGTACGTTTCATGAAATAACACTATAACCATGATGGTATTTTCATTCTTGAACCATGTGTAATAGTATTATCATTTGTTTATGTGAGTGAACTTTGAATGGGACAGAATGGGATGTGGAGTGCATAATTATGCTAGCAGGATGGAATGCTACAAATGCAAAACACCAAAGGATTTTGGTAAGATATATTCAGTCATTTTTGTcgtgtttcctttttcttgctACTGAATCATGAATGGCGCGCTTCACATGTTCTGCACAAATGCTAGCTAATTAGTAAATGATTTCAGCTAGCTGTTTAATAAAGGTACTCTTCCTTCTATTTTCAGGTGGTGCAGTTTAATCAGCAAGACTTCTGAAG
This is a stretch of genomic DNA from Carya illinoinensis cultivar Pawnee chromosome 3, C.illinoinensisPawnee_v1, whole genome shotgun sequence. It encodes these proteins:
- the LOC122305749 gene encoding uncharacterized RNA-binding protein C17H9.04c → MSWSGGDWMCGACQHPNFKKRDACQRCGYPKYGGPDPSTYNTTEVLAGDWFCNAMNCGSHNYASRSNCYRCGAYKTDYAAAGITASGYGSAASHVPPGWKAGDWICARMGCGVHNYASRMECYKCKTPKDFGGAV